The DNA window TACACTTCTTACAAGTTGtcatcaacaaaaacaaaacaaaacaaaaacattattttattttcatttctcgTGATTCTCCAAGTCAACTGTCCCCATCATCTTACTATATATAAACCCCAAATGTATTGTCTATTTAATCATTAACAAATTGTCTTAATTTTTTTGCTACAATCATGGAAGATGATCAAATTCCGTCAGCCCCTTCAACTCCAATGACCCCGGGAACTCCCGGAGCTCCACTCTTTGGCAAAAACCACCATGGATTCCGACCAGACATGAACAATGGCAAGAAACCTAATTCAATTGCTTCCCTTTTAAAAAACTCCAAATGCTTCAAACCCAATTGGTCAAATGATGTTGAAGAAGGATCTCTCCCATCTCTCTCATGTTCTATCCCATCACCACCCATCTCTCTCTCAAGAAAggtaacatttttaaattttatttttttataaaagaacaAGAAACATAGTTACATTTGTAATTCTACTAGGTGGGAGCAGAGTTTATAGGAACATTAATACTGATATTCTCCGGTACGGCGACGGCAATAGTGAACCAGAAAAGTGAAGGATCGGAGACATTGATTGGATTGGCGGCTTCAACTGGGTTAGCAGTTATGGTGGTGATTTTGTCGACAGGACATATCTCAGGAGCACATTTAAACCCAGCTGTTACAATTTCATTTGCAGCTTTGAAACATTTTCCATGGAAACATGTACCTATGTATGTATTAGCACAAGTGTTGGCATCGATATGTGCTGCGTTTGCTTTGAAGGGTATTTTTGATCCGGTTATGGCCGGAGGTGTGACTGTTCCGGCGGAAGGGACGACGAATGTTCAAGCTTTTGGTTTGGAGTTCATCATTAGCTTCAATCTTATGTTTGTTGTCACTGCTGTTGCCACCGACACTAGATCTGTGagtccttttcttttctttctacCTAATCATGATACTctttttaattctttatttaatatataagattcaaatttcatttaacaaaaaaaattatttttttgggataaTTAGTTGGAGTTTATATTGggtaagttttatttaaataaatctctCATTCATTAAAATGGTTGAATCTTCAAAATTGGGCAATTGGAATTttggatatttatttttcaaacattacaatttgggttaatttattatatatatatatattttttttttataaaaaaaaatagattaatatcactaatttaattattgaatttcaGTGAAGTAAAGATTTTGATTATCGATTCATTGAAATttgatattgaaaattttaaattcattgaTATTTGTAGTTAATTAGtgatattaatactttttttataaatatcatgtAGACAAAccttattttgtataattttaacaacAAGGAACTacaaagtttgaaaaaaaatgttctaAATTTTTTGTCCTCCAATAATAAatctcaattttataatttggtaaaaaaaattaaaaatattttatttaatgaattggGTGGtgatatatgaaaaaatatgtagaatgatttttaattatagtttaattaaaaaaatgacttagttattttttaagtatattatttaaataaaaaatattaaaatataatagaaaaaggtattttaaaataaaatatattttaattaattatttgagttattatgaaatttttaattaaatagtgtgatttaaaataatctcaactaattcaaataacaaaatatctAATATGAAAtctattaatcaattaaataattatatcataaaaaaatattttttatttaaaatatatatatatatatatatatattacaattaaatttaaaagacaGTATATGTGTATCGAATTATAAAAGTGAATCATTCATGCACATGTACTATGTAAAATACATTCAGTgcatatgtattattaaaattagatcattttttaatcaatcCAACTGACTTCATctctaaatttgaaataaaattactaaATCTTAACTCCTAGTCCAAATTTCATATATCAATTTTAAGGTAgagttgaaaaaaaattgtctaATTATGATTccttaaataatatgaattttcatTATCACTTATTATCTTCAAATAACccatatcaaacaaggcctaaatttAATACTAATCAAACTTTATCCAtgtgttaatatttttataatggaGATCCAGCCTAGGGaaactcataatattatttaaatattaaaaatttgcaaataataataataataatgggtTTGACACAGGTCGGAGAGCTGGCGGGAATCGCGGTGGGAGCCACCGTCATGCTTAACATACTAATTGCtgggtaattaattaattaattaattaatttaaattataattaatatttttaaaaattataatgaattgattattaaattataGAGGAACAACAGGAGCATCTATGAATCCGGTAAGAACATTGGGACCTGCTATAGCTGCTAATAATTTTAAGGGTTTTTGGATTTACTGTTCTGCTCCTTTTCTCGGAGCTCTCGCCGGAGCCGGTGTTTATTCCGCCGTTAAACTGCCGGAAAATTATAATGACGACGATGATCATCATGCTAATCCAACCGCCGGTCACAGCTTTAGAAGGTCATGAAAATGTAAATAGCAGCCGTCGATCGGATTTATGTATATCAAActtcataataattaatgttgCTGCTGCTTACTTAACATttgatgaatattttatattattgtcttccatgtattataaattcattaacaataatatattgtcacaatatatttattaattaagatgTTCAATAACAAAATTACTTATCAGATccttttatttcataattaatttaattttctataagGTTAGatcaaaaattgaatataagatatttaataatcAGGTTTTTATCCTACTTTATGTTTGGGTTGATcttttaacataatttataaacaagTAGCCAGGGATGGCAATCCGTGATGATTTCTAATATGAATTGTCCCGTTTGGGTTATTTTTTCGATGTTTGATCAGTAGTTGACTGTATGGACGACTCCAGTAATTTAAGTTAGgataaacttgaaaaatatttggggatgggtttaagaaaaaatatatattgaatgatttttttttttttaataattggaTAAGCAAATATtgagttaaattaaaaaaaataaataaattaggggGCTATGTCACATTtctatcttaaaatttattattattatttcggGTGGGCTAAATAGATCTGTTCCTACCGATCTCAATATGATTCTGTCCCAAACACTATTGTACACAACAAAATATACAATAtcacatatatttatttatttttaatattttgtaggagttttaagttaatttctttataataatataaaattttaataatattattatatataatattaaaatattcgtttatataattttataaaatattttatttaagagaatatACTATAACGGATTTCCGTAGAAATTCACTAAAAATTTCAAACGAGTAAAAAATATTACCAGACGGAAATGACAGACGTattataaacatgttaaaatcgATTTGAAATAAACTAAAGTAGATTAGATTCACTAATCCGTTAAGTTTTCTTTgtagattttatatatttttttttactcaatcatttattttaaatgacaaatttgaaataatttttatgtttcaaacttgcattGCATAATCTTCAACAGATATTAGTTTAATCTCTTCAACCTTGcataatttttatgtttcaaatttgatattttaatctcttaaacatcgtgatattttaatctcttaaatatGATTTTAGTTTTACCTTGTATTGCATAATCTTCAACAGATATTAGTTTAATCTCTTCAACCTTGcataatttttatgtttcaaatttaatattttaatctcttaaatatcgtgatattttaatctcttaaatatgatttttttgttttaccaCTGACTCTCCCTGTTTGAGAGTTTTCTATTCAAACATTTAGTTcaccattttaaaatttatagaattataatagaaattatgatttaactttattattatttttttttatattattttaatccgAAATAAAgatctaatattaattttctcatCACTAAAACCCACTATAAATTCGCATAGTATAATTCAACCAGCAAACTCTATAAAATCCATTCTCATTtgagttaaattttatttacag is part of the Impatiens glandulifera chromosome 1, dImpGla2.1, whole genome shotgun sequence genome and encodes:
- the LOC124918677 gene encoding aquaporin NIP6-1, whose amino-acid sequence is MEDDQIPSAPSTPMTPGTPGAPLFGKNHHGFRPDMNNGKKPNSIASLLKNSKCFKPNWSNDVEEGSLPSLSCSIPSPPISLSRKVGAEFIGTLILIFSGTATAIVNQKSEGSETLIGLAASTGLAVMVVILSTGHISGAHLNPAVTISFAALKHFPWKHVPMYVLAQVLASICAAFALKGIFDPVMAGGVTVPAEGTTNVQAFGLEFIISFNLMFVVTAVATDTRSVGELAGIAVGATVMLNILIAGGTTGASMNPVRTLGPAIAANNFKGFWIYCSAPFLGALAGAGVYSAVKLPENYNDDDDHHANPTAGHSFRRS